Proteins encoded together in one Bacteroides zoogleoformans window:
- a CDS encoding ACP S-malonyltransferase, producing the protein MGKDLYEKCPKARAIFEHANDILGERFSDFLFEASEDVLMDTRYTQPAIFIYQVAAALGQDAVLADCTAGHSLGEYAALVVAGALSFEECLPFIKTRGQVFYDVFQRNPSAMGAVIAVPDEQVREVLKQVSEEDNTGLYVANYNGPGQLVITGARDSVKKACKILKGMGAKRALVLPQKGVGHSPNSAEEGRILGEELKKMHWMTPRVPIYMDADGKEHTDPQDILETELKLMTYPVQWTDITMNMKANGVTEWYEVGCDDTLQKIVARMVPDLTVKSIWDTLEYQGVKPYENPDFEKPFK; encoded by the coding sequence ATGGGTAAGGACCTGTACGAGAAGTGTCCGAAGGCGAGAGCCATCTTTGAGCACGCCAATGACATCCTTGGTGAGCGGTTCTCGGACTTCCTGTTTGAAGCATCGGAGGATGTCCTGATGGATACCCGTTATACACAACCTGCTATCTTCATCTACCAGGTGGCTGCTGCCCTTGGTCAGGATGCAGTCTTGGCCGATTGTACTGCAGGCCATTCACTTGGCGAGTATGCTGCTCTTGTAGTAGCCGGCGCTCTTAGCTTTGAGGAGTGTCTGCCATTCATCAAGACTCGCGGACAGGTGTTCTATGATGTCTTCCAGCGCAATCCTTCTGCCATGGGTGCAGTTATTGCAGTTCCTGATGAGCAGGTGCGTGAAGTGCTGAAGCAAGTGAGCGAGGAGGATAACACCGGCCTTTATGTGGCCAACTATAATGGCCCTGGCCAGTTGGTTATTACCGGAGCTCGCGATTCTGTAAAGAAAGCATGTAAGATACTGAAAGGTATGGGTGCAAAACGTGCTTTGGTTCTCCCTCAGAAGGGTGTGGGTCATTCACCTAACTCTGCTGAAGAGGGTCGCATACTTGGTGAAGAGCTGAAGAAGATGCATTGGATGACTCCACGTGTGCCTATTTATATGGATGCCGATGGAAAGGAACATACTGACCCTCAGGATATTCTTGAGACAGAGTTGAAGCTGATGACCTATCCTGTTCAATGGACTGATATCACCATGAATATGAAAGCTAATGGCGTGACCGAATGGTATGAGGTGGGTTGTGACGATACCCTCCAGAAGATTGTGGCTCGCATGGTGCCCGATCTTACAGTAAAGAGCATTTGGGACACCCTTGAGTACCAAGGTGTAAAACCGTATGAAAATCCGGATTTTGAAAAACCGTTTAAATAA
- a CDS encoding TolB-like translocation protein: MASIEQKINYQLNKYPAIKKVIKRIYQLGCYAVSKKIKSQGNIVKVSPNEEGEFFFGYYDKTPWDATMRYMLCMKAKDTWSEPDPIGIAEIIRIDTTTKTAVTLATTNCWNVQQGCMAQWMGPDFKSRILYNDLRDGKYCSVILDVNTFQERVLPMPVYTLSADGKTALGLDFSRLHSLRLGYGYAELPEVTKGVALPDTPAVWKMDVETGEVVELLKYIDFANFQPRPEMQEEGSVHKVNHLMLSPNGKRFMVLYRWFCGQRKYTRLVTCNVDGTDMYVLSDDDMVSHCYWKNDEEIIAFERKKEFGPGYYLMKDKTQEWTHIWPQLSNDGHPSYCPTENHLVVFDTYPSRSRVQELKLGLDTDTTGESVKVIARVFSPFKYDNNTRNDLHPRWRQDGKAVCFDSVFEGRRGLYVVNLD; encoded by the coding sequence ATGGCAAGTATAGAACAAAAGATAAATTATCAGCTGAATAAATATCCGGCTATTAAGAAGGTAATAAAGCGTATATATCAGTTGGGATGCTATGCTGTAAGCAAGAAAATAAAGAGTCAGGGTAATATCGTAAAGGTGTCGCCCAATGAAGAAGGAGAATTCTTCTTCGGCTATTACGACAAGACGCCATGGGATGCAACCATGCGATATATGCTTTGCATGAAGGCGAAGGATACATGGAGCGAGCCAGATCCAATTGGGATTGCAGAGATCATCCGTATCGACACGACGACTAAAACTGCCGTTACACTTGCAACCACTAATTGCTGGAATGTGCAGCAAGGTTGTATGGCACAATGGATGGGGCCTGACTTTAAATCGCGTATTTTGTATAACGACCTTCGTGATGGCAAGTATTGCTCGGTAATTCTTGATGTAAATACCTTCCAAGAGCGTGTGTTGCCTATGCCGGTATATACACTTTCGGCTGATGGTAAGACAGCTCTCGGGTTGGACTTCTCACGTTTGCATTCGCTTCGTCTTGGTTATGGTTATGCAGAACTGCCTGAGGTAACGAAGGGTGTGGCTTTGCCCGATACTCCTGCCGTATGGAAGATGGATGTGGAAACTGGTGAGGTGGTTGAACTCCTAAAATATATCGACTTCGCAAACTTCCAGCCTCGTCCGGAGATGCAGGAGGAGGGTAGTGTACACAAGGTGAACCATCTGATGTTGTCGCCTAACGGCAAACGCTTCATGGTACTGTACCGTTGGTTCTGCGGTCAGAGAAAATACACCCGACTCGTTACCTGTAACGTGGATGGTACGGATATGTATGTTCTCTCGGATGACGACATGGTGAGCCATTGCTACTGGAAGAACGATGAGGAAATCATCGCTTTTGAGCGTAAGAAGGAGTTTGGCCCGGGTTACTACCTTATGAAAGATAAGACTCAGGAGTGGACTCACATCTGGCCACAGCTTAGTAATGACGGCCATCCAAGCTATTGCCCAACCGAGAATCATCTGGTGGTGTTCGATACCTACCCAAGTCGTTCGCGTGTGCAGGAATTGAAGTTGGGACTCGATACTGATACCACAGGCGAAAGTGTGAAGGTGATTGCTCGCGTGTTCTCTCCATTCAAGTACGACAACAACACCCGTAACGACCTGCACCCACGTTGGCGTCAAGATGGTAAGGCGGTTTGCTTCGATTCGGTTTTTGAAGGAAGACGTGGTTTATATGTAGTAAACCTTGATTAA
- a CDS encoding glycosyltransferase, with protein sequence MRILIIGEYSGFSKYLCRGFHRVGVEACAFNWGDTFKKIVSEPGSVTIDTSNYQLFGKDIKGSHYVRRFFSYIKMKRIIKKKKHYYDCALIVNPTFIKNNDGLWYDPLPTIEEVKSMLVEKEMIFLSACGNDFIFNSFLPFRKKTSEFYIKKYQGQIETTKKQFLNILDSIRGVIPVMVDYADAYRYFQTEYNYKIFNTIPLPYDVKLKVETKERCGKINIFHGVTRSKEKGSEIIIKALKIIAERYNDKVTINIVSHLPLNEYLAIMRDADIIIDQCYAHSYGMNTIEALSMGKVVLSGNEPENMQEFTINYCPVVNICPTVDSILTELDILINDPSKIDMISKESIDYALNLHDCKNIALKYINLFSKQKSLYKKNEITGFYSK encoded by the coding sequence ATGAGAATTTTAATTATTGGTGAATATAGCGGATTCTCAAAATACTTATGTAGGGGATTTCACAGAGTTGGAGTGGAGGCGTGTGCATTCAACTGGGGTGATACGTTCAAAAAAATAGTATCAGAACCTGGTTCAGTAACCATTGATACAAGCAATTATCAACTGTTTGGTAAGGATATAAAGGGCTCTCACTATGTTAGGAGATTTTTTTCCTATATAAAAATGAAGAGGATCATCAAAAAAAAGAAACACTATTATGATTGTGCTTTGATTGTGAACCCAACATTTATTAAAAATAATGATGGATTATGGTACGATCCTTTGCCCACTATTGAAGAAGTGAAGTCCATGTTAGTTGAAAAAGAAATGATTTTTCTATCTGCTTGCGGAAATGACTTTATTTTTAATTCGTTTTTGCCTTTTAGAAAAAAAACTAGCGAATTCTATATAAAGAAATATCAAGGACAGATTGAAACAACAAAAAAACAATTTCTGAATATTTTGGATTCAATTAGAGGTGTTATTCCTGTTATGGTTGATTATGCTGATGCATATCGTTATTTCCAGACGGAGTATAATTACAAAATATTTAATACTATTCCTTTGCCTTACGACGTGAAATTAAAGGTTGAAACAAAAGAAAGATGTGGGAAAATTAATATTTTTCACGGAGTAACAAGGAGTAAAGAAAAGGGAAGTGAAATTATCATTAAAGCGCTTAAGATAATTGCAGAGCGTTACAACGATAAGGTTACAATTAATATTGTATCGCATTTGCCGCTCAATGAATATTTAGCAATAATGAGAGATGCCGATATAATTATCGACCAATGCTACGCTCATAGTTACGGCATGAACACAATAGAGGCATTGTCAATGGGTAAAGTTGTATTAAGTGGAAATGAGCCAGAAAACATGCAAGAATTTACCATTAATTATTGCCCAGTTGTTAATATTTGTCCTACTGTAGATAGCATATTAACCGAGTTGGATATATTAATTAATGATCCATCAAAAATCGATATGATTTCAAAAGAATCAATCGATTATGCATTGAATTTGCATGATTGTAAGAATATTGCTTTGAAATATATAAATTTATTTTCAAAACAAAAGTCTTTATATAAAAAAAATGAGATCACCGGATTTTATTCTAAATAA
- a CDS encoding glycosyltransferase: MNNMIVLMSVYKNDNPEHLRLSVESILGQTYQDFVLLVGVDGTVSDGLADVLHGYESDSCVKVFWFTENRGLTAVLNNLLEEGKRLQPKYIARMDADDISKTNRFEKQVKYLEEHEDLDVIGGAIEEMEYDGKQNGKVINYPLTHDDCFAFFATRNPLAHPAVMFRARFFDKAISYNASYKKNQDTELWYRAFKAGCKFGNLKDVVLTFRVSKDMYKRRGGTKFAKEVLKLRNEVNRGLGYGMKATLFGYAYYIMAISPGWVKKFAYKTFR; this comes from the coding sequence ATGAATAATATGATAGTATTGATGTCGGTATATAAGAACGACAATCCCGAGCATTTACGTTTATCAGTTGAGAGCATTCTTGGACAAACGTATCAGGACTTCGTACTGCTAGTGGGTGTAGATGGTACTGTGAGCGATGGCCTTGCTGATGTGCTTCATGGATATGAGTCGGATTCTTGCGTGAAAGTGTTCTGGTTCACGGAGAACAGAGGTCTAACTGCCGTATTGAACAACCTGCTGGAAGAAGGCAAGCGGTTGCAGCCAAAGTATATTGCACGCATGGATGCCGATGACATATCGAAGACAAATCGCTTTGAGAAGCAGGTGAAGTACCTGGAGGAGCATGAAGATCTGGACGTGATAGGTGGCGCTATTGAGGAAATGGAGTATGACGGCAAACAGAATGGAAAGGTGATAAACTATCCGTTGACGCATGATGATTGCTTTGCTTTCTTCGCAACTCGCAATCCGTTGGCGCATCCTGCAGTCATGTTCCGAGCAAGGTTCTTCGACAAGGCTATATCGTATAATGCTTCATATAAGAAAAATCAGGATACGGAATTGTGGTACCGAGCATTCAAGGCTGGATGTAAGTTCGGCAATCTGAAGGATGTGGTACTGACATTCCGCGTATCGAAGGACATGTATAAGCGCAGAGGTGGAACGAAGTTCGCCAAGGAGGTGCTGAAGCTCAGAAACGAGGTAAACCGTGGTTTGGGTTATGGCATGAAGGCTACACTCTTCGGCTATGCGTATTACATTATGGCAATCAGCCCTGGATGGGTGAAGAAATTTGCATATAAGACGTTTAGATGA
- a CDS encoding DegT/DnrJ/EryC1/StrS family aminotransferase — protein sequence MNIPFLSLKDVTALHGSEINEAVTRVVNNGWYLQGKENEQFEKHYSEFIGCKHTIGCANGLDALIWIFRAYIEMGVMQPGDEVLVPANTYIATTLSITENGLVPVSIEPKPNTLEIDDDLIEAAITPRTKAIAIVHLYGRIAYTDKIGEICKKYNLKLIEDCAQSHGCKHTDGRVTGNIGDAAGHSFYPGKNLGALGDGGAVTTNDPELAAAVRALANYGSQKKYVFKYAGRNSRLDEIQAAVLDVKLKYLTEDNAKRKAVAHYYYEHINNPLITLPDLFPDEQNAYHLFPVIVSGKENRARLHDYLEEKGVGTVCHYPIAPHQQECYAKEVWNTPQLSLPITERLADEELSLPIGPAITLEEVAEVVRLINEFK from the coding sequence ATGAATATCCCCTTTCTGTCCCTTAAGGACGTAACCGCTCTTCATGGATCTGAAATTAACGAAGCTGTTACACGAGTAGTAAACAATGGCTGGTATCTCCAGGGTAAGGAGAACGAGCAGTTCGAGAAGCACTATAGTGAGTTTATCGGCTGCAAGCATACCATCGGTTGTGCCAATGGCTTGGATGCTCTCATCTGGATCTTCCGTGCCTACATCGAGATGGGCGTGATGCAGCCAGGTGATGAGGTGCTCGTTCCTGCAAACACCTATATAGCAACCACCCTCTCTATCACAGAGAACGGATTGGTGCCTGTTAGCATTGAGCCAAAGCCCAACACCCTTGAGATTGATGACGACTTGATTGAAGCCGCTATCACTCCTCGTACCAAGGCCATCGCTATCGTACATCTCTATGGTCGTATCGCTTATACTGATAAGATTGGCGAGATCTGCAAGAAGTACAACCTCAAGCTCATTGAGGATTGCGCTCAGAGCCATGGCTGCAAGCATACCGATGGCCGTGTAACCGGTAATATTGGTGATGCAGCAGGTCACTCGTTCTATCCTGGAAAGAACCTTGGTGCACTTGGTGATGGTGGTGCTGTTACTACCAATGATCCTGAGCTGGCTGCTGCCGTTCGTGCTCTTGCTAACTATGGTAGCCAGAAGAAGTATGTCTTCAAGTACGCTGGCCGTAACAGCCGTTTGGATGAGATTCAGGCTGCTGTTCTTGATGTGAAACTGAAGTATCTGACCGAGGATAATGCAAAGCGTAAGGCCGTTGCTCACTACTATTATGAGCACATTAACAATCCGCTGATTACCCTTCCTGATCTCTTTCCTGATGAGCAGAATGCATATCACCTATTTCCCGTTATCGTAAGCGGTAAGGAGAACCGTGCCCGTCTGCATGACTATCTTGAAGAGAAAGGTGTAGGAACTGTATGCCATTATCCTATCGCCCCACATCAGCAAGAGTGCTATGCCAAAGAGGTTTGGAACACTCCTCAGCTATCCCTTCCTATTACAGAGCGTTTGGCAGATGAAGAACTGAGTCTGCCTATCGGTCCTGCTATTACATTGGAGGAAGTGGCAGAGGTTGTACGTCTCATCAACGAGTTCAAGTAA
- a CDS encoding 3-oxoacyl-ACP synthase III family protein, with product MIEAYIKALSYNLPEKILTNADIAKDFPEWTEEKIASKIGIMERHVTVDGETASDLACGATEKLFAANNIDRQTIDYLIFVTQSPDYHLPTTACTIQTRLGLSNKITAIDVNLGCSGFVTGLSLAKAVVVSGQAQNVLLLTAETYSKYMHERDKGNRTIFGDGAAATLVSTEGMARIGNFVIGTDGSGAENLIVKSGCARNPKPLNDLKFDDYGNPHSSDNLYMDGPAILNYSLESIPQLFKDVLEKNGEEKDNIDLHVYHQANIFLANLERRKLKIAPEKYYVNIANVGNTVSSTIPIALCIALEDGTLKQGMKVLSMAQGLGYTWGGMVLYF from the coding sequence ATGATAGAAGCATATATTAAAGCTCTCTCTTACAACCTCCCGGAGAAAATCCTGACCAATGCTGATATTGCGAAGGATTTTCCCGAGTGGACTGAAGAGAAGATAGCATCCAAGATAGGTATCATGGAGCGTCATGTTACAGTCGATGGTGAGACTGCAAGCGACTTGGCTTGTGGTGCTACTGAAAAATTGTTTGCGGCAAACAATATTGACCGCCAGACCATTGATTACCTTATCTTCGTTACACAGAGTCCAGATTATCATCTGCCGACAACTGCTTGTACCATTCAAACCCGTTTAGGACTGTCCAACAAAATTACAGCTATCGATGTTAATTTGGGCTGTTCTGGCTTCGTAACAGGTCTGTCTCTTGCAAAGGCTGTGGTAGTAAGCGGTCAGGCTCAGAATGTATTGCTATTGACAGCAGAGACCTATTCGAAGTACATGCATGAGCGTGACAAGGGCAACCGTACAATCTTTGGTGATGGTGCAGCTGCTACTCTCGTAAGTACTGAGGGCATGGCACGTATAGGCAATTTCGTGATTGGTACCGATGGTAGCGGTGCAGAGAATCTGATTGTAAAGTCAGGTTGTGCTCGCAATCCAAAACCTCTGAACGACTTGAAATTTGACGATTACGGCAATCCTCATTCGTCAGACAACCTCTATATGGATGGCCCTGCTATCCTCAACTACTCTCTCGAAAGCATACCTCAACTCTTTAAGGATGTACTGGAGAAGAATGGCGAGGAGAAGGACAACATTGACTTGCACGTTTACCACCAGGCCAACATTTTCCTTGCTAATCTTGAAAGACGTAAGTTGAAGATTGCACCTGAGAAGTATTATGTCAACATTGCCAACGTAGGTAATACCGTTTCTTCTACTATTCCTATTGCACTTTGCATAGCGTTGGAGGACGGCACTTTGAAACAAGGCATGAAGGTACTCTCCATGGCTCAAGGCTTGGGATACACGTGGGGTGGTATGGTACTCTATTTTTAA
- a CDS encoding 3-oxoacyl-ACP synthase III family protein, which produces MALLKFNNIGLRAIAATVPHKVVKTTSLTEYYSEEEIEKFIAATGVEERRFADPDVCASDLCYKAACQIFDETEINREDIDALFFISQSPDYKIPGTSGFLQNKLGLSKETIVYDVNMSCSGFIHGLLMAYNFLQQPGINNVMIMVGETLTKMISMQDKGTGKLLGDAGTVAVLSKGEQYGESYFSMNTDGAHLNSVILPAGGARIPSSAETMKLVEQEDGSMRSYEQINMVGDDVFSFAISVLPKDIKKLLAYAGKEIDEIDIYAFHQANNFMSNYIAKKAKANPDKILHSIQKYGNTAGTSIPLCMVENREKIQPNNSVLMNAIGAGFAYGTVLLNIADCKILEKTEL; this is translated from the coding sequence ATGGCATTACTAAAATTCAACAATATCGGTCTCCGTGCTATTGCTGCAACGGTTCCTCACAAGGTTGTCAAGACCACTTCCCTTACCGAATATTATTCAGAGGAAGAGATTGAAAAGTTTATTGCTGCAACGGGTGTTGAAGAGCGCAGATTTGCTGATCCGGATGTTTGCGCTTCAGATCTTTGCTACAAGGCTGCCTGTCAGATTTTTGACGAAACGGAAATCAACCGCGAGGATATTGATGCACTCTTTTTTATAAGTCAGAGTCCTGACTACAAGATTCCTGGAACATCAGGCTTTCTTCAGAACAAACTGGGTTTGAGCAAGGAGACCATCGTATATGATGTTAATATGTCATGCTCTGGCTTTATTCATGGTCTGCTTATGGCATACAATTTCCTGCAGCAGCCTGGTATCAATAACGTAATGATCATGGTAGGTGAAACACTTACCAAGATGATTTCCATGCAGGATAAAGGTACTGGTAAGCTTTTAGGTGATGCCGGTACTGTAGCCGTTTTGAGCAAGGGAGAGCAATATGGCGAGAGTTACTTCTCGATGAATACGGATGGTGCTCACCTCAATTCTGTAATTCTACCTGCAGGTGGAGCGCGTATCCCCAGCTCAGCTGAGACCATGAAGCTCGTGGAGCAGGAAGATGGAAGCATGAGAAGCTATGAGCAGATCAATATGGTTGGCGATGACGTGTTCAGCTTTGCTATATCTGTTTTGCCAAAGGATATCAAGAAATTGCTTGCTTATGCTGGCAAGGAGATTGATGAGATTGACATCTATGCATTCCATCAGGCTAATAACTTCATGTCAAATTATATTGCAAAGAAGGCAAAGGCCAATCCTGATAAGATTCTTCACTCAATTCAGAAGTATGGTAATACAGCAGGAACCTCCATCCCTTTGTGCATGGTAGAAAACCGTGAGAAGATTCAGCCAAACAATTCTGTATTGATGAATGCTATTGGTGCTGGTTTTGCTTATGGTACTGTTCTCTTGAACATTGCTGATTGTAAGATTCTTGAAAAAACTGAACTGTAA
- a CDS encoding glycosyltransferase family 4 protein, producing MKKVCILYSGWYNAPNGASSFVKSFVDNQSYFSEKIELDVYSKERFVYKDFTNKETIKKRNKIKFLIHRILQYSTILSIVYNYFVEERHMREIVKRFCDSNPNYDVIHCQELSTAYYLYKYYPSIKSKVFLTLHTNGEDFSMVYTNKPALNSWLGKKYLYNRLNFVLTHITKVGFVSRKSMEIFSQNHPLFEREKLFYVYNGIIDKDFVKEPTSNKGRLHFICVGSLTNRKNQMGLIEAITRLTPEEKIRVELSLVGDGIIREKLQDAVLTNNLDCVNFIGNTTEVDSYLKKADVFILVSKDEGLPISIIEAMRIGLPVVGSNVAGIPEQIIDGETGLVIEYDVVSITNAYKYMLSLSSEELMIMGEKSKKLFKERFTVNRMFDNYIKLYQNFN from the coding sequence ATGAAAAAAGTTTGTATTCTTTATTCTGGATGGTATAATGCACCTAATGGCGCATCATCTTTTGTAAAAAGCTTTGTAGATAATCAATCATATTTCTCAGAAAAAATAGAATTAGATGTTTATTCCAAGGAACGTTTTGTTTACAAGGATTTTACAAACAAAGAAACTATTAAAAAGAGAAATAAGATTAAATTCCTTATTCATAGAATATTGCAATATAGTACGATACTATCAATAGTGTATAACTATTTTGTAGAAGAACGGCATATGCGCGAAATAGTAAAACGCTTTTGCGACAGTAATCCGAATTACGATGTGATTCATTGTCAGGAGTTAAGTACTGCATATTATTTATATAAATATTATCCTTCTATTAAAAGTAAGGTATTTCTCACACTTCATACAAATGGAGAAGATTTCTCTATGGTATATACTAATAAACCAGCCCTTAATTCTTGGTTAGGAAAAAAATACCTATACAACAGACTGAACTTCGTACTAACCCATATTACAAAGGTTGGATTTGTTTCAAGAAAGTCTATGGAAATTTTTTCTCAAAACCATCCTTTGTTTGAGAGAGAAAAACTGTTTTATGTTTATAACGGTATTATTGATAAAGATTTTGTTAAAGAACCAACTTCTAATAAAGGCAGACTCCATTTTATCTGCGTAGGGTCTTTGACTAATAGAAAAAACCAAATGGGATTGATAGAAGCCATTACTCGGTTAACTCCAGAAGAAAAAATAAGAGTCGAACTTTCATTAGTCGGTGATGGTATTATAAGGGAAAAACTCCAAGATGCAGTTTTAACAAATAACTTAGATTGTGTAAACTTTATTGGTAATACAACTGAAGTTGATTCGTATTTAAAAAAAGCAGATGTTTTTATATTGGTCAGTAAAGACGAGGGATTGCCAATATCAATAATTGAAGCTATGCGGATTGGCCTTCCTGTTGTAGGTTCGAATGTAGCGGGAATACCAGAGCAAATCATCGATGGCGAAACAGGTTTGGTGATAGAATATGATGTGGTTTCAATAACTAATGCATATAAATATATGCTTTCGTTGTCATCAGAAGAGTTGATGATAATGGGTGAAAAGTCCAAAAAGCTATTCAAGGAACGATTTACGGTAAATAGAATGTTTGATAACTATATTAAACTATATCAAAATTTTAATTAA
- a CDS encoding SDR family NAD(P)-dependent oxidoreductase, which produces MAYNPFSLAGKTILVTGASSGIGRGIAVECSKMGAKMVINGRNQERLNETLGMLEGEGHFAIQADLSNQEDIDKVVAECLEINGIVHSAGIPKICGVKNIKRELLEEIVNVNELAPILLTSGLLKKKKLVKRSSIVFIASMSGVFIGNTGESLYDATKGALAGFTKSAAYELAAMGTRVNTICPGLVPTSILDLANEMFSEEQLKETMYGRYPLKRVGTPEDIANGAIYLLSDASTWVTGINLLIDGGYCLA; this is translated from the coding sequence ATGGCATATAATCCCTTTTCTCTAGCAGGAAAGACCATACTCGTAACGGGTGCTTCGTCCGGTATCGGACGAGGCATTGCCGTTGAGTGCTCCAAGATGGGAGCTAAAATGGTTATTAACGGTCGTAATCAGGAACGTTTGAACGAAACTCTTGGCATGTTGGAGGGTGAAGGACACTTTGCTATCCAGGCCGATCTGTCAAATCAGGAGGATATTGACAAGGTGGTAGCGGAATGCCTCGAAATTAATGGCATAGTTCATAGTGCAGGTATTCCTAAAATATGTGGTGTAAAGAACATCAAACGTGAGTTGTTAGAAGAAATTGTCAACGTAAATGAGTTGGCTCCAATCCTTCTTACCTCTGGTTTGCTGAAGAAAAAGAAACTCGTAAAGAGGTCTTCTATTGTCTTCATCGCATCAATGTCAGGTGTATTTATTGGCAATACAGGCGAGTCTCTATATGATGCAACAAAGGGTGCATTAGCAGGCTTCACCAAGAGTGCTGCTTACGAACTTGCTGCCATGGGTACACGTGTTAACACTATCTGCCCAGGTCTTGTTCCAACAAGCATTCTTGACCTGGCAAACGAAATGTTCTCTGAGGAACAGCTGAAAGAGACGATGTATGGCCGCTACCCTTTGAAGCGTGTGGGTACACCAGAAGATATTGCTAATGGTGCTATCTATCTGCTGTCTGACGCATCAACTTGGGTAACTGGTATTAATCTTTTAATTGACGGTGGTTACTGTCTTGCATAA
- a CDS encoding acyl carrier protein yields the protein MNLEEFVSRFAEEFNETEESMFTAGTHFRELEEWGSLTALSIIAMVDEEFDKSITGADIRSCTTIEDLYNVILCK from the coding sequence GTGAATTTGGAAGAATTTGTAAGTCGTTTCGCAGAAGAGTTCAACGAAACTGAAGAGTCAATGTTCACTGCTGGTACTCACTTCCGTGAGCTCGAAGAGTGGGGCTCTCTGACCGCTCTCTCAATCATCGCTATGGTTGACGAAGAGTTTGACAAGAGCATTACTGGTGCAGACATCCGTTCTTGCACTACTATCGAGGATTTGTATAACGTAATCCTGTGCAAGTAA
- a CDS encoding MBL fold metallo-hydrolase → MIQIERYVNELMTSNCYIVWDDVTKCTICIDPASEFSLRETAFIEENGLHLDYIILTHEHTDHTWGVNALLDKYDSKVICSEACKNNLLEAGNMYFRLYYERENYTYAVRRVDYTTESLNHILTWGEHTVRFVPTPGHSMGSICIDLDGCLFTGDTIMQYKAYVNKRNGSFELYKQSIQMIVGTYPNETNIYPGHGEPFMLKDKDDIKK, encoded by the coding sequence ATGATACAGATAGAAAGATACGTAAACGAACTTATGACATCCAATTGTTACATCGTCTGGGACGATGTAACAAAGTGCACCATTTGTATAGATCCAGCAAGTGAATTCTCTCTTCGTGAGACTGCTTTCATAGAAGAGAACGGCTTGCACTTAGACTACATAATTCTAACCCATGAACATACAGATCATACATGGGGTGTGAATGCACTCTTAGACAAGTATGATTCCAAGGTAATATGTTCGGAGGCATGCAAAAACAATCTGCTAGAAGCTGGTAATATGTATTTCCGTTTGTATTATGAGCGTGAAAATTATACCTATGCTGTAAGACGTGTGGATTATACCACAGAATCTTTGAACCATATATTGACATGGGGTGAGCATACTGTTAGGTTTGTACCAACTCCAGGGCATAGCATGGGTTCAATATGTATTGATTTAGATGGATGCTTGTTTACAGGCGATACCATCATGCAATACAAAGCATATGTCAACAAGCGTAATGGTAGCTTTGAACTGTATAAACAAAGCATACAGATGATTGTGGGCACCTATCCAAATGAAACTAACATTTATCCTGGACATGGAGAACCATTCATGCTGAAGGATAAAGATGATATAAAGAAATAA